From Amycolatopsis sp. YIM 10, the proteins below share one genomic window:
- a CDS encoding bifunctional o-acetylhomoserine/o-acetylserine sulfhydrylase — protein MTDGWSFETKQIHSGAAPDPATGARATPIYQTTSYVFRDSQHGADLFSLAEPGHIYTRINNPTQDVLEQRVAALEGGVAALAFASGTAATNAAILNLANSGDHFVSSPSLYGGTYNLFHYTLPKLGIEVTFVDDQDDIEQWRAAVRPNTKLFFAETLANPGSNVLDIRAVADAAHEAGVPLVVDNTIPTPYLLRPIEHGADVVIHSATKYLGGHGTTIAGLLVDGGTFDFGADPAKFPGFSEPDPSYNGLKYWEALGPGAYAAKARVQLLRDTGAAISPLNSFLILQGIETLSLRIERHVSNARALAEWLEARDEVEKVYYASLPSSPHYQAAQKYLPGGAGAVLSFDLRGGVEAGRKFVDGTELHSQLVNIGDVRSLIVHPASTTHSQLSPEEQLASGVTPGLVRLAVGLEGIEDLKADLESGFRAAKAAL, from the coding sequence ATGACGGATGGCTGGTCCTTCGAAACCAAGCAGATCCACTCCGGTGCCGCACCGGATCCGGCCACCGGGGCGCGTGCCACGCCGATCTACCAGACCACGTCGTACGTCTTCCGCGACAGCCAGCACGGTGCCGACCTGTTCAGCCTCGCCGAGCCGGGCCACATCTACACCCGCATCAACAATCCCACGCAGGACGTGCTCGAACAGCGCGTCGCCGCGCTCGAAGGCGGGGTGGCGGCGCTGGCCTTCGCGTCGGGCACCGCGGCCACCAACGCGGCCATCCTGAACCTGGCGAATTCGGGTGACCACTTCGTCTCCAGCCCGTCGCTCTACGGCGGCACCTACAACCTGTTCCACTACACGCTGCCCAAGCTCGGCATCGAGGTCACCTTCGTCGACGACCAGGACGACATCGAGCAGTGGCGGGCCGCGGTCCGCCCGAACACCAAGCTGTTCTTCGCCGAGACGCTGGCGAACCCGGGCAGCAACGTGCTCGACATCCGGGCCGTCGCGGACGCCGCGCACGAGGCGGGCGTGCCGCTGGTGGTGGACAACACCATTCCCACGCCGTACCTGCTGCGCCCGATCGAGCACGGCGCCGACGTGGTGATCCACTCGGCGACCAAGTACCTCGGCGGCCACGGCACCACGATCGCCGGTCTGCTGGTCGACGGCGGCACCTTCGACTTCGGCGCGGACCCGGCGAAGTTCCCCGGGTTCAGCGAACCGGACCCGAGCTACAACGGCCTCAAGTACTGGGAAGCGCTCGGCCCGGGCGCCTACGCCGCGAAGGCACGTGTGCAACTGCTGCGCGACACCGGCGCGGCGATCTCTCCGCTGAACAGTTTCCTTATCCTGCAAGGGATCGAGACGCTTTCGCTGCGGATCGAGCGGCACGTGTCGAACGCCAGGGCACTCGCGGAATGGCTGGAGGCGCGGGACGAGGTGGAAAAGGTCTACTACGCCAGTCTGCCGTCGTCGCCGCATTACCAGGCAGCTCAGAAGTACCTGCCCGGCGGCGCGGGCGCGGTGCTCTCGTTCGACCTGCGCGGCGGGGTCGAGGCGGGCCGCAAGTTCGTCGACGGCACCGAGCTGCACAGCCAGCTGGTGAACATCGGGGACGTGCGCAGCCTGATCGTGCACCCGGCCAGCACCACGCACAGCCAGCTTTCACCGGAGGAGCAGCTCGCCTCGGGCGTGACGCCCGGACTGGTGCGCCTGGCCGTCGGGCTCGAAGGCATCGAGGATCTGAAGGCCGATCTGGAGTCCGGGTTCAGGGCGGCCAAGGCGGCTCTGTGA
- a CDS encoding homoserine O-acetyltransferase produces the protein MTGAWRPGDPPGRRRWVIRHDAVRLESGAELPGFSLAYETWGTLNADASNAVLIEHALTGDSHVAGPAGDGHPSAGWWDALVGPGRPIDTDAFFVVAPNVLGGCQGSTGPSSVDDAGRAFGSRFPALTIRDQVAAETFLADELGITRWALVLGGSMGGMRALEWAVEHPARVAALLVVAAPAAASADQIAWASPQLHAITADPHWHGGDYYDTGESPDSGLGIARRIAHVTYRSEPELEQRFGRTEQGDGRFAVESYLDHHAAKLAARFDAGSYVVLTRSMNSHDVGRDRGGIAAALSRITARTVIAGVDSDRLYPLAQSAELAGGIRGAGEAAVIHSPYGHDSFLIETAQVAALLKPLLA, from the coding sequence GTGACCGGTGCCTGGCGTCCGGGTGATCCGCCGGGCCGGCGTCGCTGGGTCATCCGGCACGACGCGGTCCGGCTGGAGAGCGGGGCCGAGCTGCCCGGTTTCTCGCTGGCCTACGAAACCTGGGGCACGCTGAACGCCGACGCGTCGAACGCGGTGCTGATCGAGCACGCGCTCACCGGTGACAGCCACGTCGCCGGTCCCGCCGGGGACGGCCACCCCAGCGCGGGCTGGTGGGACGCGCTGGTGGGCCCGGGTCGTCCGATCGACACCGACGCGTTCTTCGTGGTGGCGCCGAACGTGCTGGGCGGCTGCCAGGGCTCCACCGGGCCGTCCTCTGTGGACGATGCGGGACGGGCGTTCGGCAGCCGCTTCCCGGCACTGACCATCCGCGACCAGGTGGCCGCCGAGACCTTCTTGGCCGACGAACTCGGCATCACTCGCTGGGCGCTGGTGCTGGGCGGATCGATGGGCGGGATGCGAGCGCTGGAATGGGCGGTGGAGCACCCGGCGCGGGTGGCGGCGCTGCTGGTGGTCGCGGCCCCGGCGGCCGCTTCGGCGGACCAGATCGCGTGGGCCTCGCCGCAGCTGCACGCGATCACCGCCGACCCGCACTGGCACGGCGGCGACTACTACGACACCGGGGAAAGCCCGGACTCCGGCCTCGGCATCGCCCGGCGGATCGCCCACGTCACCTACCGCAGCGAACCCGAACTGGAGCAACGCTTCGGCCGGACCGAGCAGGGCGACGGCCGGTTCGCCGTGGAGTCCTATTTGGACCACCACGCGGCGAAACTGGCGGCGCGCTTCGACGCGGGCAGCTACGTGGTGCTCACCCGGTCGATGAATTCGCACGATGTGGGACGGGACCGGGGTGGCATCGCGGCGGCGCTCTCGCGGATCACCGCGCGCACGGTGATCGCCGGGGTGGACAGTGATCGGCTCTACCCGCTCGCGCAGTCGGCCGAACTGGCCGGCGGCATCCGGGGCGCGGGGGAGGCGGCGGTGATCCACTCCCCGTACGGCCACGACTCGTTCCTGATCGAAACGGCCCAGGTCGCCGCCCTGCTCAAGCCGTTGCTGGCCTAG
- a CDS encoding SGNH/GDSL hydrolase family protein codes for MVSSDRKSTLPVLRALTVAIVAGLTLLGFTVPASAATSYAALGDSYSSGLGAGSYGDSGSCKRSANAYPKLWASANGASLNFLACSGARTPDVLGQLDKVTSGTNVVTVSVGGNDAGFVDVMTDCTLGSDQACVDRVAEAKDYVNSTLPGLLNGVYTKIKQKAPNAKVYVLGYPRFYKVPGSCNVGLSDTKRAAINSGADALAAVTSARASSAGFTFVDVRGVFTGHEICAADRWLHSLTWPVEESYHPTANGQKLGYLAALNSAAG; via the coding sequence ATGGTCTCGTCCGACCGAAAATCCACCCTGCCCGTTTTGAGAGCATTGACCGTGGCCATCGTCGCCGGTCTCACGCTGCTCGGCTTCACCGTTCCCGCCTCGGCGGCGACCAGCTACGCGGCGCTCGGCGACTCCTACTCGTCCGGGCTCGGCGCTGGTAGCTATGGCGACTCGGGCTCCTGCAAGCGCAGCGCGAACGCCTATCCGAAGCTGTGGGCCAGCGCCAACGGCGCTTCGCTGAACTTCCTGGCCTGCTCCGGTGCGCGGACGCCGGACGTGCTGGGCCAGCTGGACAAGGTCACCTCCGGCACGAACGTCGTCACCGTCTCGGTCGGCGGCAACGACGCCGGTTTTGTCGACGTGATGACCGACTGCACCCTCGGTTCCGACCAGGCCTGCGTCGACCGGGTCGCCGAGGCCAAGGACTACGTGAACAGCACGCTGCCGGGGCTGCTGAACGGCGTCTACACCAAGATCAAGCAGAAGGCACCGAACGCGAAGGTGTACGTGCTCGGATACCCGCGCTTCTACAAGGTGCCGGGCTCCTGCAACGTCGGCCTCAGTGACACCAAGCGGGCCGCGATCAACTCCGGTGCCGACGCGCTCGCCGCGGTCACCTCGGCGCGGGCGTCGAGCGCCGGGTTCACCTTCGTCGACGTGCGCGGGGTGTTCACCGGGCACGAGATCTGCGCGGCCGACCGCTGGCTGCACAGCCTCACCTGGCCGGTCGAGGAGTCGTACCACCCGACCGCCAACGGGCAGAAGCTCGGTTACCTCGCCGCGCTGAACTCGGCCGCCGGCTGA
- a CDS encoding TetR/AcrR family transcriptional regulator, with translation MPAHPTPLVHGEKASRREQILAAAAELFARHGFHGVGIDDIGAAVGISGPALYRHFRSKDAMLGEMLGSISRYLLDGGKELAERRSGAALLDALVKFHVDFALTQPALITVQERNLANLTDADRKQVRALQRQYVELWVEAIRATVPEVGETHARSSAHAVFGLINSTPHNRYLADEELAELLERLALGALRAAR, from the coding sequence ATGCCAGCGCACCCGACCCCGCTCGTGCACGGCGAAAAGGCCAGCAGGCGTGAGCAGATACTGGCCGCCGCCGCCGAACTGTTCGCCAGGCACGGTTTCCACGGCGTGGGGATCGACGACATCGGCGCCGCCGTCGGCATCTCCGGCCCCGCGCTCTACCGCCACTTCCGCAGCAAGGACGCGATGCTCGGCGAGATGCTGGGCTCGATCAGCCGGTACCTGCTCGACGGCGGCAAGGAACTCGCCGAGCGGCGCTCCGGGGCCGCCCTGCTCGACGCGCTGGTGAAGTTCCACGTGGACTTCGCGCTCACCCAGCCAGCGCTGATCACCGTCCAGGAACGGAACCTGGCGAATCTCACCGACGCCGACCGCAAACAGGTTCGCGCGCTCCAACGCCAGTACGTCGAGCTGTGGGTGGAGGCGATCAGGGCGACCGTGCCCGAGGTCGGTGAAACCCACGCCCGATCTTCGGCACACGCCGTGTTCGGCCTGATCAACTCGACCCCGCACAACCGCTATCTGGCTGACGAGGAACTGGCCGAGCTGCTCGAACGGCTGGCACTCGGCGCGCTCCGCGCGGCGCGGTGA